In the genome of Deinococcus sp. QL22, one region contains:
- a CDS encoding MBL fold metallo-hydrolase has protein sequence MTQPNSSLLIVQIEQLLVPPGQLAFWALGQSGFVIKGGTTIAYIDPYLSDSITAAGGPSRRFPVPIDPSTIRHADVVFATHEHMDHADGPTLGPLLAASPQATLITSAQGSEVAQRAGVAAERITVPYLGQPVNLGDFTYTAVPAAHYKHEVDEKGQARWMGFLIECGGVRIYHSGDTVLFPELLTALKGQRIDVALLPINGRDYFRDQHDIIGNLWPREAVDLAVAIGARVLIGTHNDLFEENRVNSGMLFDEVDRRAPWQRCHLLQPGELYLYAG, from the coding sequence ATGACTCAACCCAATTCGTCCCTCTTGATTGTTCAAATTGAGCAACTGCTTGTACCTCCTGGCCAGCTGGCTTTCTGGGCTCTCGGTCAATCTGGCTTCGTGATCAAAGGCGGAACAACCATTGCTTACATTGATCCGTACCTGTCCGATTCCATTACAGCAGCAGGCGGTCCATCACGACGCTTCCCCGTCCCAATTGACCCCAGTACCATTCGCCATGCTGATGTGGTGTTTGCGACGCACGAGCACATGGATCATGCTGACGGGCCAACATTGGGTCCACTTCTGGCTGCGTCGCCGCAGGCCACGTTGATCACATCGGCGCAAGGGAGCGAAGTGGCTCAAAGGGCCGGCGTGGCGGCCGAGCGGATCACGGTGCCCTACCTCGGCCAACCGGTTAATCTGGGCGACTTCACTTACACGGCAGTGCCTGCTGCACATTACAAACACGAGGTGGACGAAAAGGGCCAAGCCCGTTGGATGGGTTTCTTGATTGAGTGTGGTGGAGTGAGGATCTACCATTCTGGGGACACGGTCTTGTTCCCAGAGTTACTGACGGCCCTTAAAGGGCAGCGGATTGATGTGGCACTGTTGCCGATCAACGGCCGCGACTATTTCCGCGACCAGCACGACATTATTGGCAACCTGTGGCCACGCGAGGCGGTAGATCTAGCGGTTGCCATTGGGGCACGGGTTCTGATTGGAACTCATAACGACCTGTTTGAAGAGAACCGTGTGAATTCTGGAATGTTGTTCGACGAAGTCGATCGTCGTGCGCCGTGGCAGCGCTGTCACTTGCTACAGCCTGGTGAATTGTATCTATACGCTGGTTGA
- a CDS encoding RCC1 domain-containing protein, producing MTFALSLPIQASAAQDVFKLSLLATPATNSVTSITQSLEEQETAGKAAVEARAAALPGAQIRRLLEPVLTPTTQATNSLPVCRIRIAEPRSAQYPDSHGGGRPGYLQRERPEFAVHYWWRAASANHDLHRERSGILKPLQQTSLTPAILSVTNNLVHPVAFFPLQRQTGTVQGSICGQTASAPFCTSPFTSLEAGAYHNYALTADGTVVAWGANSAGQTTVPTGLTVMVP from the coding sequence GTGACGTTTGCCCTCTCGCTGCCGATCCAGGCCAGCGCAGCACAGGACGTGTTCAAGTTGAGCTTGCTGGCGACTCCCGCCACGAACAGCGTCACGTCCATCACGCAGAGCCTCGAAGAGCAGGAGACGGCTGGCAAAGCGGCCGTCGAGGCACGGGCAGCGGCGCTGCCAGGCGCACAGATTCGGAGGTTACTGGAACCAGTCCTCACGCCCACCACCCAGGCGACGAACAGCCTGCCAGTGTGCCGGATCAGAATCGCTGAACCGCGCAGTGCGCAGTACCCCGACAGCCACGGTGGTGGACGCCCAGGCTACCTTCAGCGTGAGCGCCCCGAATTTGCCGTCCATTATTGGTGGCGCGCAGCTTCAGCCAACCACGACCTTCACCGTGAACGGAGCGGCATTCTCAAGCCGCTCCAGCAGACCTCTCTCACGCCAGCGATCTTGAGTGTGACTAACAATCTGGTGCATCCCGTCGCGTTCTTCCCACTGCAACGGCAGACTGGAACGGTTCAGGGCAGTATCTGTGGTCAAACGGCCAGCGCCCCGTTCTGCACCTCGCCCTTTACTTCGCTAGAGGCAGGCGCCTATCACAATTACGCGCTGACAGCAGATGGTACGGTCGTCGCCTGGGGGGCTAACAGCGCTGGGCAGACGACAGTGCCCACTGGCTTGACGGTGATGGTGCCCTGA
- a CDS encoding alpha/beta fold hydrolase: MGHLLRQRSEFATIHGQSLEYIQSGTGTPAVVLVNGAGGPMDSWFRVFEPLTRECTVLAYNRPGLGRSSSPGAPQTGTVMLETLRGLLAHAKLTPPYVLVGHSLGGLLVNLYARTCPGETAGVVLLDAATPEDVLLNTPPSSGLWFRLSRAFHRPHPWAETEHVESLSQQVQTAGRFPPVPLVVLSGTRSPRGMPREMRDARAVHQAKLATLSPLGEHRLADRSGHFPQFTEPHLVIDAIRTVMAKVTDRD, from the coding sequence ATGGGTCACCTTCTCCGTCAACGCTCCGAGTTCGCCACCATCCACGGTCAATCCCTCGAATACATCCAGTCTGGTACGGGCACACCTGCTGTCGTGCTCGTCAATGGCGCAGGCGGCCCCATGGACAGCTGGTTCCGGGTGTTTGAACCGCTCACGCGGGAATGCACCGTCTTGGCCTACAACCGTCCGGGGCTCGGCCGCAGCAGTTCCCCTGGTGCCCCGCAAACTGGAACCGTCATGCTGGAAACCTTGCGGGGCCTTTTGGCCCACGCGAAGCTGACCCCCCCTTACGTCCTGGTGGGACACTCGCTGGGTGGCCTGCTGGTCAATCTGTATGCCCGGACGTGTCCCGGGGAGACTGCTGGGGTAGTTCTGCTCGACGCCGCGACACCGGAGGACGTGTTGCTGAACACGCCACCCTCTTCAGGGCTGTGGTTTCGCCTGAGCCGCGCGTTCCACCGGCCACATCCCTGGGCGGAAACGGAACATGTCGAGAGTCTGAGCCAGCAAGTGCAGACCGCTGGTAGATTTCCCCCAGTCCCACTGGTCGTGCTCAGTGGGACGCGCTCCCCACGCGGCATGCCCCGGGAGATGCGCGACGCCCGTGCGGTGCATCAGGCGAAGCTGGCAACGCTTTCGCCACTGGGTGAACACCGTCTGGCGGATCGGAGCGGACACTTCCCACAGTTCACCGAGCCACACTTGGTCATTGATGCCATTCGGACTGTGATGGCCAAGGTGACTGACCGCGACTAA
- a CDS encoding GNAT family N-acetyltransferase, producing MSLTPVLHTKRLLLRGHQEQDLDDCAALWSDPDVTRYTTGMPLARQEVWSRLLRHPGHWALFGFGYWLAFERASGRFAGEVGIARFKRDLLLDRPTLDLVPEAGWVFMPWCHGQGLASEAVHAVLEWRDTSLSPGRTFCIIQPKNAPSLRLAQKVGFQLDQVASHAGQDWQVLMRYSEPVSSSAAQLTSRD from the coding sequence ATGTCCCTTACGCCCGTCCTGCACACGAAACGTCTCCTCCTGCGTGGACATCAGGAACAAGACCTTGACGACTGCGCCGCGCTATGGAGTGATCCGGACGTCACGCGGTATACGACCGGCATGCCGCTCGCCCGGCAGGAGGTATGGAGCCGGTTGCTGCGGCACCCCGGTCACTGGGCACTCTTCGGGTTCGGCTACTGGCTAGCCTTTGAGCGCGCTTCTGGACGGTTTGCGGGCGAGGTGGGCATCGCTCGGTTTAAACGCGACCTGCTGCTCGACCGGCCTACCCTGGATCTAGTGCCCGAGGCGGGATGGGTCTTCATGCCCTGGTGTCATGGTCAGGGATTGGCCTCCGAAGCCGTCCACGCCGTCCTGGAGTGGCGTGACACATCCTTGAGCCCTGGCCGCACCTTCTGCATCATTCAGCCGAAGAACGCGCCGTCACTACGGCTGGCACAGAAAGTGGGGTTTCAGCTCGACCAGGTGGCCAGCCACGCCGGCCAAGACTGGCAAGTGCTGATGCGGTACTCTGAGCCGGTCTCCTCATCTGCTGCCCAGCTCACTTCGCGCGACTGA